In Sphingobacterium sp. PCS056, the following proteins share a genomic window:
- a CDS encoding cation:proton antiporter, with amino-acid sequence MPSHTLILEIGIAVGLVAFVGLIANKLKFSVIPFFILIGMVLGQHAPQIGTIDLTFTESKPFIDFMGRLGVLFLLFYLGLEFSVGRLIKSGKSIVTGGTVYVLLNFISGLLIGWMMDLPFKEMMVLCGIMTSSSTAIVAKVLTDLKRTANPETEVIMGMIMFDDLFIAMHISFLSGLILTGSSSFWTVAGTSLLALGFILTFLILGRKLVPAIDKLLQVKSSELFVLVIFALLFITAGFSETIHVAEAIGALMAGLVLADSQYIKKIEAMVLPYKDFFGAMFFFSFGLSIDMLSLGGAVLWASIAAAVTICGNLASGYFAAKFSGMKNKTSFDIGFTLSARGEFSIIMANIGKAGSLLPVIQSFVVVYVLILSIVSPLLTKESRNIWTKLFGKDEIKPKAIKRLSDLESGQTP; translated from the coding sequence ATGCCATCACACACACTTATTTTAGAAATCGGAATTGCCGTTGGTCTTGTTGCTTTTGTAGGCTTGATAGCCAACAAGCTAAAGTTTTCTGTTATTCCATTTTTTATATTGATAGGTATGGTGTTGGGCCAACATGCTCCCCAGATTGGTACTATTGATCTTACATTTACCGAGAGTAAACCCTTTATAGATTTTATGGGACGCCTTGGCGTTTTATTTCTTCTCTTTTATTTGGGTCTTGAGTTTTCTGTAGGTCGTTTAATTAAATCTGGAAAATCAATTGTCACAGGAGGTACTGTTTATGTACTGCTCAATTTTATATCGGGTTTACTGATCGGGTGGATGATGGATCTTCCCTTCAAAGAGATGATGGTACTGTGTGGAATTATGACAAGTTCTTCAACAGCTATTGTTGCCAAGGTATTAACCGATTTGAAGCGAACCGCTAATCCTGAAACAGAGGTAATTATGGGGATGATTATGTTTGATGATTTGTTTATCGCTATGCATATCTCATTCCTTTCGGGATTGATTTTAACAGGAAGCAGCTCGTTTTGGACTGTAGCTGGTACTTCATTATTGGCATTAGGATTTATCTTGACATTTTTAATTTTAGGAAGGAAGCTGGTTCCTGCGATCGACAAATTATTACAGGTTAAGTCGTCCGAATTATTTGTCCTTGTTATTTTTGCATTGCTATTTATTACGGCTGGTTTTTCCGAAACTATACATGTTGCAGAAGCAATCGGTGCCTTGATGGCTGGATTGGTTTTAGCGGATTCCCAGTATATCAAGAAGATTGAAGCTATGGTTTTGCCTTATAAAGATTTCTTTGGAGCGATGTTTTTCTTTAGCTTTGGTTTATCAATAGATATGCTTTCCCTTGGAGGTGCCGTATTATGGGCTTCTATAGCAGCAGCTGTTACGATCTGTGGCAACCTGGCATCAGGTTATTTTGCAGCCAAATTTTCAGGGATGAAAAATAAAACTTCGTTTGATATTGGATTTACATTATCCGCACGGGGAGAGTTTTCGATCATTATGGCTAATATTGGAAAGGCGGGAAGTTTATTGCCCGTTATACAGTCATTTGTTGTTGTATACGTATTGATACTTTCCATCGTATCACCATTATTGACAAAAGAATCTCGGAATATCTGGACAAAATTATTTGGCAAAGATGAAATTAAGCCTAAGGCAATTAAAAGATTAAGTGATTTGGAATCTGGTCAAACACCATAA
- the recJ gene encoding single-stranded-DNA-specific exonuclease RecJ: MQKRWVLKSKSEVKKVNQLSNELGINPVLAELLVSRNIETFDASKHFFRPSLDQLHNPFLMQDMEKAIARITTAIGQNEKILIYGDYDVDGTTAVAVVYSFFREFHSRIEFYIPDRYAEGYGISTQGIDYAAENGFSLIIALDCGIKANDKVEYANSKNIDFIIGDHHLPGDELPPAFAVLDPKRKDCNYPYKELSGCGIGFKLIQAFIMKNDMSLDICYQYLDLVAVSIASDIVPITGENRILTHFGLIKLNTNPCCGLQALVDLSTNKTKTFTVNDIVFQIGPRINASGRIDHAKDAVKLLISKSLQEAKDFSINIDDQNNVRKDFDLRITEEALAIIDDNDSLKTRKSTVLYKSDWHKGVIGIVASRLTERYYRPTIILTETNGHIAGSCRSVIGFDLYEALSECSDLLDQFGGHKYAAGLTMQIENIKLFQDRFEQVVTRLIKPEMLTQEILIDTKLHLQDIDAKFHRILSQFEPFGPQNESPIFLSQKVSLIGSAYLVGSNHLKMTVKQEHSPSFDCIGFGLSEHIETINSGKPFDMCYSIEENVWRGKKNLQLNLKGIRY; the protein is encoded by the coding sequence ATGCAAAAAAGGTGGGTACTAAAATCTAAAAGTGAAGTCAAAAAAGTTAATCAATTAAGCAATGAACTTGGTATTAATCCAGTATTAGCAGAATTATTAGTCAGTAGAAATATTGAGACTTTTGATGCTTCTAAACATTTTTTTCGACCGTCTTTAGACCAGCTCCACAACCCATTCTTGATGCAAGATATGGAAAAAGCCATTGCACGAATTACTACTGCAATAGGCCAAAATGAAAAGATCTTAATTTATGGCGATTATGATGTGGATGGTACTACAGCTGTAGCTGTGGTGTACAGTTTTTTCAGGGAATTTCACTCGCGTATCGAATTCTATATTCCAGATCGCTATGCTGAGGGTTATGGTATTTCTACACAAGGCATTGATTACGCTGCCGAAAATGGCTTTTCTTTAATTATTGCATTGGATTGTGGTATAAAAGCAAACGATAAGGTTGAATATGCAAATTCAAAAAATATCGATTTTATTATAGGAGATCATCATCTACCTGGTGATGAACTTCCTCCTGCATTTGCGGTATTGGATCCGAAAAGAAAAGATTGCAATTATCCCTACAAAGAATTATCAGGCTGTGGAATAGGATTTAAACTGATTCAAGCTTTCATCATGAAAAATGATATGTCCTTGGATATCTGTTATCAATATCTAGATTTAGTAGCCGTGAGCATCGCTTCTGATATTGTACCGATCACAGGTGAAAATCGTATTCTGACACATTTTGGATTGATCAAATTAAATACGAATCCGTGCTGTGGATTACAGGCTTTGGTTGATCTTTCCACCAATAAAACAAAGACATTTACTGTCAATGATATTGTCTTCCAGATTGGGCCCCGAATCAATGCTTCTGGAAGAATAGATCATGCAAAAGACGCTGTAAAATTATTGATCTCAAAATCATTGCAAGAAGCGAAGGATTTTAGTATCAATATTGATGATCAAAATAATGTACGTAAGGATTTCGATCTCAGAATAACGGAAGAAGCATTGGCCATTATCGATGACAATGATTCGCTTAAAACTCGAAAATCAACGGTATTATATAAATCAGACTGGCATAAAGGTGTCATTGGGATCGTTGCTTCCAGACTTACAGAAAGATATTACAGACCGACCATTATTCTGACAGAAACCAATGGGCACATTGCTGGGTCATGTCGATCGGTGATCGGCTTTGACTTATATGAGGCTTTAAGTGAATGTAGTGATTTATTGGATCAATTTGGAGGCCATAAATATGCCGCAGGGCTGACCATGCAAATTGAAAACATTAAATTATTTCAAGATCGTTTTGAACAAGTGGTGACTCGACTTATCAAACCTGAAATGTTAACACAAGAAATATTGATCGATACAAAACTCCATCTTCAGGATATCGATGCCAAATTTCACCGTATATTAAGTCAGTTCGAACCCTTCGGACCACAAAATGAAAGTCCCATTTTTTTAAGTCAAAAAGTAAGTCTTATTGGATCGGCCTATCTGGTAGGATCCAATCATTTAAAAATGACTGTTAAACAAGAGCATTCACCTTCGTTTGATTGTATCGGGTTTGGACTTTCTGAACATATTGAAACCATTAATAGTGGCAAACCATTTGATATGTGCTACAGCATAGAAGAAAATGTATGGCGGGGTAAAAAGAATTTACAATTAAATTTAAAAGGAATTCGATATTAA
- a CDS encoding metal-sulfur cluster assembly factor, with amino-acid sequence MSIIILDKLNIAPAIQEALETVYDPELKPANIVDLGLVYEIITKEDGIAKIVMTLTAPGCPVAGQIMDEVQQKVAAVPGVTEALVELTFDPPWTKDMMSEEAKLELGFL; translated from the coding sequence ATGAGTATTATAATTTTAGATAAGTTAAATATTGCACCTGCTATTCAAGAAGCGTTAGAAACGGTATATGATCCCGAGCTGAAGCCAGCAAATATTGTTGACCTAGGTTTGGTATATGAAATCATAACGAAAGAAGATGGTATTGCAAAGATAGTGATGACTTTAACCGCACCTGGTTGTCCAGTTGCTGGTCAAATAATGGACGAAGTGCAGCAAAAAGTTGCTGCGGTACCAGGAGTAACTGAAGCTCTTGTAGAATTGACATTCGATCCACCTTGGACAAAAGATATGATGAGCGAAGAAGCAAAATTAGAATTGGGCTTCTTGTAA
- a CDS encoding polyprenyl synthetase family protein, whose amino-acid sequence MQHLQQLIVDSIQNSQFPNQPANLYDPIRYFLSLGGKRIRPTLTLLAAEMFGIREITDALPAAKSIEYFHNFSLIHDDVMDQAPLRRGKQTVHEKWNLSVAILSGDGLLVKAYDELANCDPIYIADLLKTFNRVAMQVCEGQQMDMDYEHADAISMEEYIEMIRLKTSVLLGGALQMGAILADASLHDQKLIYEFGEYIGIAFQLQDDVLDAYGDPETFGKQVGGDILINKKTYLLVKLLEIIKEEDRNSLQNLLNSTWADNPEKLKDMLTLYQKYSIKSLADQLKESYTQLAFERLSAIDIPNDRKNTLITLSNQLLIREQ is encoded by the coding sequence ATGCAGCATTTACAACAATTAATCGTTGACTCGATTCAAAACAGTCAATTTCCGAATCAGCCCGCTAATCTTTACGATCCAATTCGTTATTTTTTGAGTTTAGGAGGTAAACGTATTAGGCCCACTTTAACCTTATTGGCTGCTGAAATGTTTGGTATACGAGAAATTACAGATGCCTTACCTGCTGCAAAATCGATCGAGTACTTCCATAATTTTTCACTTATACATGATGATGTCATGGATCAGGCACCGCTACGTAGGGGGAAACAGACCGTGCACGAAAAATGGAATTTAAGTGTAGCCATTCTTTCAGGAGATGGGCTGTTAGTGAAAGCGTATGATGAATTGGCAAATTGCGACCCAATTTATATTGCAGATCTATTAAAAACCTTCAATCGTGTTGCGATGCAGGTCTGCGAAGGACAACAAATGGATATGGATTATGAACATGCTGATGCAATCAGCATGGAAGAGTACATTGAAATGATTAGATTGAAAACCTCTGTATTATTAGGAGGAGCATTGCAAATGGGTGCAATTTTAGCTGATGCAAGTCTTCATGATCAAAAATTGATCTATGAATTTGGTGAATATATCGGTATTGCTTTTCAACTTCAAGATGATGTTTTAGATGCTTATGGAGATCCAGAAACTTTTGGTAAGCAAGTAGGTGGCGATATTTTGATCAATAAAAAGACCTATCTATTGGTCAAATTATTGGAAATCATAAAAGAAGAAGATCGAAACTCCTTACAAAACTTATTAAACTCTACCTGGGCAGATAATCCAGAGAAATTGAAGGACATGTTGACATTATATCAAAAATATAGCATAAAATCACTTGCAGATCAATTGAAAGAATCTTATACACAACTTGCATTTGAAAGATTATCTGCGATCGATATACCAAATGATAGAAAGAATACGTTAATAACATTATCAAATCAACTCCTCATCAGAGAACAGTAG
- a CDS encoding GH3 auxin-responsive promoter family protein, producing the protein MAILDSLLTWFMKKRIHQIELFMKYPHDVQEEWFQSLISSAEATEWGKKYDYNSILTPEEFKNRVPIQDYNSLKPYIDRMIKGEQNILWPSDIKWFAKSSGTTSDRSKFIPVSEECLTECHFQGGKDMLTIYFNNKPESQIFSGKSVVLGGSSQINSFSSDSYYGDLSSILLRNLPFWAEFKRTPNLEVTLLPDFEEKIEKVANITIHENVTNLAGVPTWNIVLAKKILEITGKNNLLEVWPNLEFYTHGGVSFKPYRKQFKKLIPSDKMYYLENYNASEGYFALQDMSDSEELLLMLDYGIYYEFLPIENLYDENPQTLGLHEVELNKNYALIISTNAGLWRYMIGDTIKFVTLSPYRIQITGRTKQFINTFGEELIVDNAEDAIKKASEITHAIVKDYTAGPIYFKEGEAGAHEWIIEFEQQPDNFETFCKILDETLREINSDYDAKRYKNMALQFPVIHNAPNYTFFEWMKSKGKLGGQNKVPRLSNNRDYLEPLLAIIKK; encoded by the coding sequence ATGGCAATATTAGATTCACTATTAACTTGGTTCATGAAGAAGCGGATTCATCAGATTGAATTGTTCATGAAATATCCACATGATGTACAAGAAGAATGGTTTCAAAGTTTAATATCATCAGCAGAAGCAACAGAGTGGGGCAAAAAATATGATTATAATAGTATTTTAACTCCAGAAGAATTTAAAAACAGAGTTCCTATACAAGATTACAATTCGTTAAAACCTTATATTGATCGTATGATCAAAGGGGAGCAAAATATATTGTGGCCTTCAGATATCAAGTGGTTTGCTAAATCTTCGGGAACAACATCCGACCGGAGTAAATTTATCCCGGTAAGTGAAGAGTGCCTAACTGAATGTCACTTCCAAGGTGGCAAAGATATGTTGACAATTTACTTCAACAATAAGCCAGAGAGCCAAATTTTCAGCGGTAAATCTGTTGTACTCGGAGGTAGTTCACAAATTAATAGTTTTAGTTCAGATTCATATTATGGCGATCTATCTTCCATATTATTAAGAAATCTCCCTTTTTGGGCTGAGTTCAAAAGAACGCCCAATTTAGAAGTAACTTTGCTTCCTGACTTTGAAGAAAAAATAGAAAAGGTTGCGAATATTACCATTCATGAAAATGTCACTAATCTAGCAGGAGTTCCGACTTGGAATATTGTACTGGCAAAGAAAATATTGGAAATTACAGGAAAGAATAATTTACTGGAGGTATGGCCTAACTTAGAATTTTATACGCATGGAGGTGTAAGTTTTAAACCCTACCGTAAACAATTTAAAAAATTGATTCCTTCCGATAAAATGTATTATTTAGAGAATTACAATGCTTCTGAGGGATACTTTGCCTTACAGGACATGTCCGATTCTGAAGAATTACTATTAATGCTTGACTATGGTATCTATTACGAATTCTTACCTATTGAAAATCTATACGACGAAAATCCGCAAACATTAGGCTTGCATGAAGTAGAATTAAATAAAAACTATGCTTTGATTATTTCGACCAACGCTGGTTTATGGCGATATATGATCGGAGATACCATTAAATTTGTCACCCTATCTCCATACCGTATTCAGATAACAGGACGTACAAAGCAATTTATCAATACCTTTGGAGAGGAACTTATCGTAGACAATGCTGAGGATGCTATAAAGAAAGCGAGTGAAATAACCCATGCTATTGTGAAAGATTATACCGCTGGTCCGATTTACTTCAAGGAAGGTGAAGCTGGAGCTCATGAATGGATTATAGAATTTGAACAACAACCTGATAATTTTGAAACCTTCTGCAAAATATTGGATGAAACGCTCCGAGAGATTAATTCTGATTATGACGCGAAACGTTATAAAAACATGGCACTACAATTTCCCGTGATTCATAATGCCCCTAATTATACATTCTTTGAATGGATGAAATCAAAAGGAAAACTTGGTGGTCAAAATAAAGTTCCGAGGTTATCCAATAACCGTGATTACTTAGAGCCCCTATTAGCGATAATAAAAAAATAG
- a CDS encoding cation:proton antiporter regulatory subunit, producing MSVVRESDLIGIGKKYQIETEAGDNMVVVIHDDGRRELYRYDEEESESRCVMTLSDEESRQVAGIIGGLSYKPKALETIEVALDDLRIEWYKVEGKFEGANKTIGELEVRQRTGASIIAGILGENTVINPGPDYMISPGTTLVIAGKKNNIKLLKEILV from the coding sequence ATGTCTGTTGTAAGAGAGTCGGATCTTATTGGTATTGGGAAAAAATATCAAATTGAAACTGAAGCTGGAGACAATATGGTCGTGGTTATACATGACGATGGTCGAAGAGAATTATATCGTTATGACGAGGAAGAAAGTGAATCTCGTTGTGTGATGACTTTAAGCGACGAAGAATCTAGACAGGTCGCAGGTATTATCGGTGGATTATCTTATAAACCAAAAGCTTTGGAGACCATTGAAGTTGCATTAGACGACTTGAGAATTGAATGGTATAAAGTGGAAGGCAAATTTGAGGGTGCTAACAAAACAATTGGTGAGCTAGAAGTACGTCAGCGAACAGGGGCATCCATTATTGCGGGGATACTAGGTGAAAATACCGTTATTAATCCAGGTCCTGATTATATGATTAGTCCAGGTACAACCTTAGTTATCGCAGGGAAGAAGAATAATATTAAGTTATTAAAGGAAATACTAGTGTAA
- a CDS encoding amidohydrolase gives MEPLKVTIFQAYIFWENIEKNLSNLALKLSNLREKTDLIILPEMFNTGFTNNVDKCAETSDGKTMQWMFHMSQTLNCVVAGSLIIVENGKYFNRFVWMSPDGTYVKYDKRHLFAMAREDQYFTAGRERIVVNIKGWNICPMICYDIRFPVWSRNVGGAYDLLVYTANWPDKRSAHWRTLIPARAIENQAFVIGVNRVGHDGNDIYYSGGSMCISPLGDVVYYKPEDEDLYTFTIQPRDLQEARKSFPFLQDADSFNID, from the coding sequence ATGGAACCGTTAAAAGTAACAATCTTTCAAGCTTATATTTTTTGGGAAAATATAGAAAAAAACTTGAGTAATCTTGCGCTTAAACTTTCAAATTTGAGAGAAAAAACGGATCTCATTATCCTACCAGAGATGTTTAACACGGGGTTTACCAACAATGTTGATAAGTGTGCTGAGACATCTGATGGTAAGACGATGCAATGGATGTTCCATATGTCTCAGACTTTAAACTGTGTTGTTGCAGGTTCTTTGATCATTGTGGAGAATGGAAAATATTTCAATCGTTTTGTATGGATGTCTCCCGACGGTACGTATGTAAAGTACGATAAACGTCATTTGTTTGCAATGGCAAGAGAGGACCAATACTTTACAGCAGGGCGTGAACGTATTGTCGTTAATATCAAGGGATGGAATATTTGTCCTATGATTTGTTATGATATCCGTTTCCCAGTTTGGTCTAGAAATGTAGGTGGAGCTTATGATTTATTGGTGTATACTGCCAATTGGCCAGATAAACGTTCGGCTCATTGGCGTACATTGATTCCGGCGCGTGCTATTGAAAATCAAGCATTTGTTATTGGTGTGAATCGCGTGGGACATGATGGCAATGACATCTATTACTCTGGAGGCTCAATGTGTATTTCTCCATTGGGGGATGTGGTATATTATAAACCTGAAGATGAGGATTTATATACATTTACGATTCAACCTCGAGATCTTCAAGAAGCCAGAAAATCATTCCCATTTCTGCAAGATGCAGATAGCTTCAATATAGATTAA
- a CDS encoding MarR family winged helix-turn-helix transcriptional regulator, protein MLNEDLIGKIEFYDFLTGKATTAISRRMQRNLKDVGINITAEQWSILYNLWQEEGLTQQELATRTFRDKPSITRLINNLEKLNLVIRVNDKEDRRSNLIYLTKSARKLKDVGMQQANKTIAEALEGVCAETISIAQVTLQQVICNLRK, encoded by the coding sequence ATGCTTAATGAAGATTTAATTGGAAAGATAGAATTCTATGATTTTCTAACGGGAAAAGCGACTACTGCCATATCACGTAGAATGCAGCGTAATTTAAAAGATGTGGGAATCAATATTACGGCTGAGCAATGGAGTATTTTGTACAATTTATGGCAAGAGGAGGGACTTACGCAGCAAGAGTTAGCCACACGAACTTTCCGAGATAAACCGAGCATCACTAGGCTGATTAATAATTTGGAAAAATTAAATCTAGTAATCCGTGTTAACGACAAGGAGGATCGTAGATCCAATTTGATTTATTTGACAAAGTCAGCACGCAAACTAAAAGATGTTGGCATGCAACAAGCCAATAAGACCATTGCTGAAGCGCTTGAAGGTGTATGTGCTGAGACTATTAGTATTGCACAAGTTACCTTACAGCAAGTTATTTGTAATTTGAGGAAATAA
- a CDS encoding glycosyltransferase, protein MRILIIHTFYQSPGGEDTVFQQEQELLAVDHEVLSLTFQNKKGWKGALQTIFSFWNIAALYRVKRTLAEFNPDLVHIHNTHYASGPLIIRTIYKLGVPLVMTLHNFRLLCPSAILYHNNQLFLSSLSQNFPWTAIKNKVMDNSAIKTFILAANYWFHRKIGTWNRVDRYITLSCFAKNIFVNSTLPVEAKKFVVKPNFTFPIESSISPTEDYFIYIGRLTEEKGILNLLEVFSKTDIKILIIGDGILKQEVIEAAQKNTNIHYLGFKSRAEIIPLVEKAEALIVPSLWFEGMPMTILEAFSVGTPVIGSDIGALSELIIPNKTGLLFNPQDVDNMLITLQQWKDYSQQEKFNIRQTTKAFYFSNFTPEENKNKLLSIYKEAIQANTKRSSI, encoded by the coding sequence ATGCGCATTTTAATCATCCATACTTTTTATCAAAGCCCTGGTGGTGAAGATACCGTTTTTCAACAGGAGCAAGAATTGCTAGCTGTGGATCATGAGGTGTTATCGCTCACTTTTCAAAATAAAAAGGGATGGAAAGGTGCTTTACAAACAATTTTTTCTTTTTGGAATATAGCTGCTTTATATCGTGTAAAAAGAACTTTAGCCGAATTCAATCCTGACTTAGTTCACATCCACAACACCCACTATGCCAGCGGGCCGCTTATTATCAGAACAATTTATAAATTGGGGGTTCCATTGGTGATGACCCTACACAATTTTCGTCTACTTTGTCCCTCTGCTATTCTTTATCACAACAATCAACTCTTCCTTTCGAGTTTGAGTCAAAATTTTCCATGGACGGCTATCAAAAATAAAGTCATGGACAACTCAGCCATCAAAACATTTATTTTGGCTGCAAACTATTGGTTTCATAGAAAAATAGGAACATGGAATAGGGTCGATCGCTATATCACTTTATCGTGTTTTGCAAAAAATATATTCGTTAATTCAACTTTGCCGGTGGAGGCAAAGAAATTTGTTGTTAAACCCAATTTCACTTTTCCTATTGAAAGTTCCATATCGCCCACAGAAGATTATTTTATATATATTGGTAGACTGACTGAAGAAAAAGGAATTTTAAACTTATTGGAGGTTTTCTCAAAAACTGATATCAAAATACTGATCATTGGAGATGGTATCTTGAAACAAGAGGTCATCGAAGCTGCTCAAAAAAATACCAATATCCATTATTTAGGTTTTAAATCTCGTGCTGAAATAATACCATTGGTTGAAAAAGCGGAAGCATTAATCGTTCCATCTTTGTGGTTTGAAGGTATGCCTATGACCATACTCGAAGCATTCTCAGTCGGAACTCCAGTTATAGGTAGTGATATCGGAGCATTGAGTGAGTTGATAATCCCCAATAAGACGGGCTTATTATTTAATCCACAAGATGTGGATAATATGTTGATAACTTTGCAGCAATGGAAAGATTATAGTCAACAAGAAAAATTTAACATTAGACAAACAACAAAAGCATTCTATTTTAGTAATTTTACTCCTGAGGAGAATAAAAATAAATTGCTATCTATTTACAAGGAGGCAATTCAAGCTAACACTAAACGATCGTCAATATGA
- a CDS encoding MBL fold metallo-hydrolase codes for MALAHSLFEGSFSVDASKKFIPFDPTIHRAIDRPSSMFIHVHPFLIETNDGLVLCDTGLGQTNPDGELFLHQNIKKLGYETKDVKYVLMSHLHKDHAGGMVSFEEGVGRIAFPEAEYIVQRGEWEDAYSGINKSYRTEIFDVVQRSGNLQLVEGDGIVNDEIRYNLSGGHTQYHQTFHIETGSKHYFFGGDVLP; via the coding sequence ATGGCACTAGCACATTCCTTATTCGAAGGCTCATTTTCGGTCGATGCTTCGAAAAAATTTATTCCTTTTGATCCGACTATTCATCGTGCCATAGATCGTCCTTCCTCCATGTTTATCCATGTTCACCCTTTTCTCATTGAAACCAATGACGGACTTGTTTTATGTGATACCGGATTAGGACAAACAAATCCTGACGGTGAACTATTCCTTCATCAAAACATTAAAAAACTTGGATATGAAACGAAGGATGTGAAATATGTGCTGATGTCACATCTGCACAAAGATCATGCTGGCGGAATGGTCAGTTTTGAGGAAGGAGTAGGCCGTATTGCATTTCCAGAAGCAGAATATATAGTACAGCGTGGTGAATGGGAAGATGCCTATTCGGGAATTAATAAATCTTATCGAACAGAAATTTTTGATGTAGTGCAACGCAGCGGTAATTTGCAGTTAGTGGAAGGAGATGGGATTGTTAACGACGAAATACGCTATAATTTAAGTGGTGGTCATACACAATACCATCAAACTTTTCATATTGAAACAGGTAGTAAGCACTATTTTTTCGGTGGTGACGTTTTGCCATAA
- the lptB gene encoding LPS export ABC transporter ATP-binding protein, translating into MILRAEHLIKKYKQRTVVNDVSFQVEQGEIVGLLGPNGAGKTTSFYMIVGLIKPNEGHVYLDDQEITQDAMYQRAQKGIGYLAQEASIFRKLSVEHNILSVLEIHYPNKKERLEKLEELLAEFSLNRVRKNRGDLLSGGERRRTEIARALAANPSFILLDEPFAGVDPIAVEEIQTIVAKLKTRNIGILITDHNVQETLSITDRAYLLTEGKIMLTGTPEEIASNEMARKFYLGQHFELRRKKLNT; encoded by the coding sequence ATGATACTAAGAGCTGAACATCTCATCAAAAAATACAAACAACGTACTGTTGTGAACGATGTTTCTTTCCAAGTAGAGCAAGGCGAAATTGTAGGTCTTTTAGGACCTAATGGAGCAGGAAAGACCACCTCGTTTTATATGATTGTTGGATTGATAAAGCCCAATGAAGGTCATGTATATTTAGATGATCAGGAAATCACGCAGGATGCCATGTACCAACGTGCTCAAAAAGGAATTGGTTATCTTGCCCAAGAAGCTTCTATCTTTAGAAAGCTGTCTGTAGAACACAACATCCTCTCTGTATTGGAAATACACTACCCCAATAAAAAAGAGCGTTTGGAAAAACTGGAAGAACTACTAGCCGAATTTAGTCTTAATCGGGTTCGTAAAAATAGAGGTGATTTATTATCTGGAGGCGAAAGACGTCGTACAGAAATAGCCCGAGCTCTAGCAGCCAATCCTTCTTTCATCCTGTTGGATGAGCCATTTGCGGGTGTGGATCCAATTGCGGTAGAAGAGATTCAAACGATTGTAGCGAAACTCAAAACACGCAATATCGGAATCCTCATCACTGACCATAATGTTCAAGAAACATTGTCCATTACTGACAGAGCTTATTTGCTAACAGAAGGAAAAATTATGTTGACAGGTACTCCCGAGGAAATTGCTAGCAATGAAATGGCGCGTAAATTTTATCTGGGACAACATTTCGAACTCCGTCGCAAAAAGTTAAATACTTAA